The Aquiluna sp. KACHI24 genome contains a region encoding:
- a CDS encoding MaoC family dehydratase N-terminal domain-containing protein → MVNPEIQGKRYPRTPRYLVGREKVREFAKAVMAGHESLDLDYARSNGYSDLVVPPTFPVVIQEQSLQVVLADPEAKIDFSRVVHGDQRFVYERPIVAGDELTSELEVASVKSLGGNHMVTFETKIFDANDSLVCTAISTLVVRGE, encoded by the coding sequence ATGGTCAATCCAGAGATTCAGGGCAAGCGCTATCCGCGCACTCCGAGGTATTTAGTTGGACGCGAAAAGGTTAGAGAATTCGCCAAGGCCGTCATGGCAGGACACGAGTCACTCGATCTCGATTACGCAAGATCAAATGGTTACTCGGATCTTGTTGTGCCACCGACTTTTCCGGTGGTAATTCAGGAGCAGTCTCTGCAAGTGGTGCTCGCGGACCCCGAGGCCAAAATCGACTTCTCAAGAGTGGTTCATGGAGACCAAAGATTTGTTTACGAAAGACCGATCGTTGCCGGCGATGAGTTGACCAGTGAACTAGAGGTTGCAAGCGTAAAGAGCCTTGGTGGTAACCACATGGTCACCTTTGAAACCAAGATTTTTGACGCGAACGATTCGCTCGTTTGCACTGCAATATCCACTCTCGTAGTGAGGGGTGAGTAA
- a CDS encoding MaoC family dehydratase encodes MPRFEELEVGQQVAASEYKFSRDSLVRYAGASGDFNTIHYRDDIAQAVGLPGVLAHGMLTMGVSVQPVVSWLGDAGKVLDYGVRFTKPVVVPPYGYALVKVSATVAQLDAENRKARLDLTTSFEENNVLGKAQVWVQL; translated from the coding sequence ATGCCAAGGTTCGAAGAGCTAGAAGTCGGTCAGCAGGTTGCTGCGTCGGAATATAAATTCTCGCGGGACTCCCTGGTGCGCTATGCCGGAGCCTCGGGTGATTTCAACACCATCCACTACCGCGACGATATTGCCCAAGCGGTCGGACTACCGGGAGTGCTAGCTCACGGCATGCTCACCATGGGAGTCTCAGTTCAGCCTGTGGTCTCATGGCTAGGAGATGCCGGCAAGGTACTTGACTATGGAGTTCGCTTCACTAAGCCAGTGGTGGTTCCTCCTTATGGCTACGCTCTGGTCAAGGTCTCAGCAACAGTTGCTCAGCTAGATGCGGAGAATCGCAAGGCAAGACTCGATCTAACCACCTCGTTTGAGGAGAACAACGTGCTGGGCAAGGCACAGGTCTGGGT